Part of the Terrisporobacter glycolicus ATCC 14880 = DSM 1288 genome is shown below.
AGGATACGTAATTAATAAAATTATTAATGAGCTAGGAAGAGGTTAATATATGCAACCAGTTATTTTAAACCTTGATTAAATCTAGTAAAAAACGTAAAATATAAAGATATGATATTAAAGAATTGAATTTAAAATAATTATAATAAATAGATTAAAAGGTGATTATATAAAATGATAAAAGAAATAATAGTAGTTGAAGGAAGAGACGACGTTACAGCTGTAAAAAGAGCGTTAGACTGTGAACTAATAACTACTGGAGGATTTGGATTCCCTAAAGGAGTTATGGAAAGGATTAAAGCAGCCCAAGAAAGAAGAGGTGTTATAATTTTTACTGATCCAGATTTTGCAGGAGAAAAAATTAGAAAAAAAATAGCAGCAGAAGTACCAGGATGCAAGCATGCTTTTTTACCAAGAGAAGAAGCCAAAAAAGATGGAGATATAGGAATAGAAAATGCATCTCCGGAAAATATACTAAAAGCGTTAAATAAGGTTAGAACTGAAAGCATAGAAAAAAGAACTGAATTTTCACAAGTAGATTTAGTAACAAACGGACTTATAGGTAATGAAGATGCCTCTTATAGAAGAGACACTGTAGGCCAGATACTGGGAATTGGATACGGAAATGCAAAGCAATTCTTAAATAGATTAAATAACTACGGAGTTTCAAGAGAAGAATTTAATAAAGCAATAGAAAGTTTATAAGGAGACGAACATGGATAGATTATCATCACATCAGGCCACAAAAGAAGTTGTTCAAAAACATAATTTTAAGTTCTCAAAATCATTGGGACAAAACTTCTTAATAGATACAAATGTAATCGATAAAATTATTGCAGGAGCAAGAGTTAAAGAAGGAGATTATGTAATAGAAGTAGGACCAGGAATCGGAACACTTACGAAAGAAATGGGAAAAAATGCAGAGAAAGTTGTTGCAATAGAAATAGACAAAACTTTAATACCAATATTAAAAGAAACTTTATCTAATTTTCCTAATATAGAAGTAATCAACCAAGATATATTAAAAGTTGATGTACAAGAACTAGTAAAAGAAAAATTAAATGGAGGGCCGGTAAAATTAATAGCTAACCTTCCATACTACATAACTACACCAATAGTTATGAAGTTTTTAGAAGAAGATATACCAGTAACTGATATAGTTGTTATGGTTCAAAAAGAAGTTGCTGATAGAATGAATGCTAAGCCTAACACTAAGGATTACGGTGCATTATCAGTAGCAGTTCAATATTACTGTGATACAGAAATAGTTGCAAAAGCTCCGAGACATATGTTCATGCCACAAC
Proteins encoded:
- the rnmV gene encoding ribonuclease M5, coding for MIKEIIVVEGRDDVTAVKRALDCELITTGGFGFPKGVMERIKAAQERRGVIIFTDPDFAGEKIRKKIAAEVPGCKHAFLPREEAKKDGDIGIENASPENILKALNKVRTESIEKRTEFSQVDLVTNGLIGNEDASYRRDTVGQILGIGYGNAKQFLNRLNNYGVSREEFNKAIESL
- the rsmA gene encoding 16S rRNA (adenine(1518)-N(6)/adenine(1519)-N(6))-dimethyltransferase RsmA produces the protein MDRLSSHQATKEVVQKHNFKFSKSLGQNFLIDTNVIDKIIAGARVKEGDYVIEVGPGIGTLTKEMGKNAEKVVAIEIDKTLIPILKETLSNFPNIEVINQDILKVDVQELVKEKLNGGPVKLIANLPYYITTPIVMKFLEEDIPVTDIVVMVQKEVADRMNAKPNTKDYGALSVAVQYYCDTEIVAKAPRHMFMPQPNVDSTVIGLHVREEQIYHVDNEDVFFKTVKASFGQRRKTLLNSLSGLGFLSKDQIKQALQEANIDEKRRGETLSIEEFASLSNEVNRIHNENK